Proteins from a genomic interval of Micromonospora sp. NBC_00389:
- a CDS encoding nucleotide sugar dehydrogenase → MSAEKLVVIGQGYVGLPLAMRAVEAGLDVVGLDVDADRVKRLASGESFVEDIPTDRLGRALGSGRYHPSTAYTDAEGFEFCVITVPTPLRDGTPDLSFVEQAGVGIGPYVRPGSTVILESTTYPGTTQELLRPLLESASGLQSPGDFHLGYSPERIDPGNPTWRLENTPKVVSGVDQASLARVDGFYRRLVERTVPVDSTQVAELTKLIENTFRQVNIALINELTMLSHHLDIDVWQAIDAAETKPFGFLPFRPGPGVGGHCLPIDPCYLSWQVKRRLGRQFRFIELANDVNHEMPEHVAQRIMAGLNKAGRSVSGARLLLLGLAYKKNTGDMRDSPAVDVARRLPSVPRSTRSSRTPRRTRSPPG, encoded by the coding sequence GTGAGTGCTGAGAAGCTGGTCGTGATCGGCCAGGGGTACGTCGGACTGCCGCTGGCCATGCGTGCCGTGGAGGCGGGGCTGGACGTCGTCGGCCTCGACGTCGACGCCGACCGGGTGAAGCGTCTCGCGTCCGGCGAATCGTTCGTCGAGGACATCCCGACCGACCGGCTGGGCCGGGCGCTGGGCAGTGGGCGGTACCACCCCAGCACCGCGTACACCGATGCCGAGGGCTTCGAATTCTGCGTCATCACCGTGCCCACCCCACTGCGCGACGGAACCCCCGACCTGAGCTTCGTCGAGCAGGCCGGCGTCGGCATCGGCCCGTACGTGCGGCCGGGCAGCACGGTGATCCTGGAGTCGACCACCTACCCGGGCACCACGCAGGAGCTGCTGCGTCCGCTGCTGGAATCGGCCAGCGGGCTGCAGAGCCCCGGCGACTTCCACCTCGGCTACAGCCCGGAGCGGATCGACCCCGGCAACCCGACCTGGCGGCTGGAGAACACCCCGAAGGTGGTCTCGGGCGTGGATCAGGCGTCGCTGGCCCGGGTGGACGGGTTCTACCGGCGCCTCGTGGAGCGCACCGTGCCGGTCGACTCGACCCAGGTCGCCGAGCTGACCAAGCTGATCGAGAACACCTTCCGCCAGGTCAACATCGCGCTGATCAACGAGCTGACCATGCTCTCGCACCACCTGGACATCGACGTCTGGCAGGCGATCGATGCCGCCGAGACCAAGCCGTTCGGCTTTCTGCCGTTCCGCCCCGGCCCCGGCGTCGGCGGGCACTGCCTGCCGATCGACCCGTGCTACCTGTCCTGGCAGGTGAAGCGCCGCCTGGGCCGGCAGTTCCGGTTCATCGAGCTGGCCAACGACGTCAACCACGAGATGCCCGAGCACGTCGCGCAGCGGATCATGGCAGGGCTGAACAAGGCCGGCCGGTCGGTCAGTGGTGCCCGGCTGCTGCTGCTCGGGCTGGCGTACAAGAAGAACACCGGCGACATGCGGGACTCCCCCGCGGTCGACGTGGCCCGCCGGTTGCCCTCGGTGCCCAGGTCCACGCGGTCGAGCCGTACGCCGAGGCGCACCAGATCCCCGCCGGGGTGA
- a CDS encoding serine/threonine-protein kinase: MLSSEVVLSGRYRLDERVATGGMGDVWRGTDLVLGRQVAVKVLLPALVSDPDFIARFRAEARIMAALRHPGIVQVYDCGEDDLPDGSRADYLVMEFVDGEPLSKRIESAGRLDVTETMSIVAQAARALNAAHRGGIVHRDVKPSNLLVHEDGTVVLVDFGVARSTNVTSITSTNAVPGTALYMAPEQAAGRPVSGATDIYALGAVAYCCLTGGPPFTGDNPLQVAVRHLDDEPPELPHEIPEAVRALVSRALAKDPLERFTSGAAMAEAARTAVTGGEPPTAMAASVPLRDAGPGTRTDVPVGAAVAPAGGRRGRRGALVGAAATVLVAVTGLVTALGAAKNADAPAVKLPTTSPTVAPTDQVDLPAANEQITNPTRPDRPHAPQNIPSASVSATPSTQPSQTASPSSPSPSATTPPTTDPTGGPTTDPTPVEPTPTTSPPAEPGAPPGS; the protein is encoded by the coding sequence GTGTTGTCATCGGAGGTCGTGCTCAGCGGTAGATACCGCCTGGACGAACGTGTCGCCACCGGCGGCATGGGCGACGTCTGGCGTGGCACTGACCTGGTCCTCGGCCGGCAGGTCGCGGTCAAGGTCCTGCTGCCGGCGCTGGTCTCCGACCCCGATTTCATCGCCCGGTTCCGGGCCGAGGCGCGGATCATGGCGGCCCTGCGGCACCCGGGCATCGTGCAGGTCTACGACTGTGGCGAGGACGACCTGCCCGACGGCAGCCGGGCGGACTACCTGGTCATGGAGTTCGTCGACGGCGAGCCGCTGTCCAAGCGGATCGAGTCGGCCGGCCGACTCGACGTGACCGAGACGATGTCGATCGTGGCTCAGGCGGCCCGGGCGCTGAACGCGGCGCACCGCGGTGGCATCGTGCACCGCGACGTCAAGCCCAGCAACCTACTGGTTCACGAGGACGGCACCGTCGTCCTGGTGGACTTCGGGGTGGCCCGCTCCACCAATGTCACCAGCATCACCAGCACCAACGCGGTGCCGGGCACCGCCCTCTACATGGCGCCCGAGCAGGCCGCCGGCCGGCCGGTCAGCGGTGCCACCGACATCTACGCCCTCGGCGCGGTCGCGTACTGCTGCCTCACCGGCGGTCCGCCGTTCACCGGCGACAACCCGCTCCAGGTCGCCGTCCGGCATCTGGACGACGAGCCGCCGGAGCTGCCGCACGAGATTCCGGAGGCGGTCCGCGCTCTGGTGTCCCGGGCACTGGCCAAGGATCCGCTCGAGCGGTTCACCAGTGGCGCGGCGATGGCCGAGGCGGCCCGGACCGCGGTGACCGGTGGGGAGCCGCCCACTGCGATGGCGGCGTCGGTCCCGCTGCGCGACGCCGGGCCGGGCACCCGTACCGACGTGCCGGTCGGCGCGGCGGTCGCCCCGGCGGGCGGTCGACGCGGTCGACGGGGCGCGCTGGTTGGCGCGGCGGCGACCGTGCTCGTGGCCGTGACTGGCCTGGTGACGGCGCTGGGCGCGGCGAAGAACGCGGACGCCCCGGCGGTCAAGCTGCCCACCACCTCGCCGACCGTGGCGCCGACCGACCAGGTTGACCTGCCGGCGGCGAACGAGCAGATCACGAATCCGACCCGGCCGGACCGGCCGCACGCCCCCCAGAACATCCCGTCGGCCTCGGTGAGCGCGACGCCGAGCACACAGCCCAGCCAGACGGCGAGCCCGTCGTCGCCGTCGCCGAGCGCCACCACGCCCCCGACGACCGACCCGACGGGCGGCCCGACGACCGACCCGACGCCGGTCGAGCCGACCCCCACCACGAGCCCGCCGGCCGAACCAGGGGCACCGCCGGGCAGCTGA
- the egtA gene encoding ergothioneine biosynthesis glutamate--cysteine ligase EgtA encodes MVMSPELDRSAILHESAAANRHLARICFKTGPPTRTGVELEWTVHDAADPARPVDPTRLRAALGRHSPVTLDATSPAEPLRYGGTVTLEPGGQLEISTPPRPSVAALIQATEADIAQVTDLLAAGGLVLGRSGIDPHRRPRPVVDTPRYRAMRGAFDRRGPAGRTMMYSTAGLQVCLDAGEPDQVAARWAAAHAVGPPLLAAFASATRHAGRRTGWASARMAAWLAIDPARTRPVWAAGRPDEDPTAAWIRYVLAAPLLCLRRHGSDWTAPPGVTFADWLDGALPRPPTTDDLDYHVSTLFPPVRPRGYLELRYLDAQPGRDWRLPLAVLTALFADPGTVRAAYAIGAPVAHRWSMAARHGLADPALAVAAAALLDLTLTTLPRLDLPVGIHDEIQRGVRRRLTAAERGDR; translated from the coding sequence GTGGTGATGTCACCCGAGCTGGACCGCAGCGCCATCCTGCACGAGTCCGCCGCCGCAAACCGACACCTCGCCCGGATCTGCTTCAAGACCGGCCCACCCACCCGCACCGGCGTCGAACTGGAATGGACCGTGCACGACGCCGCCGATCCTGCCCGACCCGTCGACCCGACGCGGCTGCGGGCGGCGCTGGGGCGGCACAGCCCCGTCACGCTGGACGCCACCAGCCCGGCCGAGCCGCTGCGATACGGCGGCACGGTGACCTTGGAGCCGGGCGGCCAGTTGGAGATCTCCACCCCACCCCGCCCCTCGGTCGCCGCGCTGATCCAGGCCACCGAGGCCGACATCGCCCAGGTCACCGACCTGCTGGCCGCCGGAGGGCTGGTCCTCGGTCGCAGTGGCATCGACCCACACCGCCGGCCCCGCCCGGTGGTGGACACCCCCCGCTATCGCGCGATGCGCGGTGCCTTCGACCGGCGTGGCCCGGCCGGCCGCACCATGATGTACAGCACCGCCGGCCTGCAGGTCTGCCTCGACGCCGGCGAGCCGGACCAGGTCGCGGCGCGCTGGGCCGCGGCCCACGCGGTCGGCCCGCCCCTGCTCGCCGCGTTCGCCTCCGCCACCCGGCACGCCGGGCGGCGCACCGGTTGGGCGTCCGCCCGGATGGCCGCCTGGTTGGCCATCGACCCGGCCCGCACCCGACCCGTCTGGGCGGCCGGCCGCCCAGACGAGGACCCGACCGCCGCCTGGATCCGGTACGTGCTCGCCGCGCCACTGCTCTGCCTGCGTCGGCACGGTTCGGACTGGACCGCGCCGCCCGGCGTGACCTTCGCCGACTGGCTTGACGGCGCGCTGCCCCGCCCGCCCACGACCGACGACCTCGACTACCACGTCAGCACGCTCTTTCCGCCGGTGCGGCCGCGCGGCTACCTGGAGCTGCGCTACCTGGACGCTCAGCCCGGTCGGGACTGGCGACTCCCGCTGGCGGTGCTGACCGCCCTGTTCGCCGATCCGGGCACCGTGCGCGCGGCGTACGCGATCGGCGCGCCGGTGGCGCACCGCTGGTCCATGGCGGCCCGGCACGGCCTGGCCGACCCGGCGCTGGCCGTCGCCGCGGCGGCGCTGCTCGACCTGACCCTGACCACCCTGCCCCGGCTGGACCTGCCGGTCGGCATCCACGACGAGATCCAGCGAGGCGTACGGCGGCGGCTGACCGCCGCGGAAAGGGGAGACCGGTGA
- the egtB gene encoding ergothioneine biosynthesis protein EgtB: MTASTTAHVDGEQLRGRIAAELARARSRTALLTEVVDDADLMRQHSPLMSPLVWDLAHVGNQEELWLVRDVGGREPVRCDIDELYDAFKQPRRDRPTLPLLPPAEARAYLGTVRDKVHDLLDAVTFSERPLVADGFAFGMIVQHEQQHDETMLATHQLRSGPAVLHAPPPPEPPARVGGEALVPAGPFTMGTDTDPWALDNERPAHRVDLPAYVIDAAPVTNGEYEGFIADGGYSDPRWWSAEGWALRLQEQLSAPMHWRRDGDGWAYRRFGRWDRVRADEPVVHVCWYEAQAYAAWAGKRLPTEAEWEKAARWDPATGRSRRYPWGDDDPTDTHANLDQRHLRPAPVGAYPAGASPLGVHQLIGDVWEWTSTTFGGHPGFAAFPYREYSEVFFGDDYRVLRGGSFGTDRSACRGTFRNWDYPIRRQIFSGFRCARDASPDESHR; this comes from the coding sequence GTGACCGCGAGCACGACGGCACACGTCGACGGGGAGCAACTGCGCGGCAGGATCGCGGCGGAGCTGGCGCGGGCCCGCTCCCGCACGGCGCTGCTGACTGAGGTGGTCGACGACGCCGACCTGATGCGCCAGCACTCGCCGCTGATGTCGCCGCTGGTCTGGGACCTGGCCCACGTCGGCAACCAGGAGGAGCTCTGGCTGGTCCGCGACGTCGGGGGCCGCGAGCCGGTCCGGTGCGACATCGACGAGCTGTACGACGCGTTCAAGCAGCCGCGCCGGGACCGTCCCACGCTGCCCCTGCTGCCACCGGCCGAGGCACGCGCCTACCTGGGCACCGTCCGGGACAAGGTGCACGACCTGCTCGACGCGGTGACCTTCAGCGAGCGGCCGTTGGTCGCCGACGGGTTCGCCTTCGGCATGATCGTCCAGCACGAGCAGCAGCACGACGAGACGATGCTCGCTACCCACCAACTGCGCTCGGGGCCGGCGGTGCTGCACGCCCCGCCGCCGCCGGAGCCGCCCGCCCGGGTCGGTGGGGAGGCCCTGGTGCCGGCCGGCCCCTTCACCATGGGCACCGACACCGACCCGTGGGCCCTGGACAACGAGCGCCCCGCGCATCGCGTCGACCTGCCCGCGTACGTCATCGACGCCGCCCCGGTGACCAACGGCGAGTACGAGGGGTTCATCGCCGACGGCGGCTACTCCGACCCGCGCTGGTGGAGCGCCGAAGGGTGGGCGCTCCGGCTCCAGGAGCAGCTCAGCGCGCCGATGCACTGGCGCCGCGATGGCGATGGCTGGGCGTACCGGCGCTTCGGCCGGTGGGACCGGGTCCGCGCCGACGAGCCGGTGGTGCACGTGTGCTGGTACGAGGCGCAGGCGTACGCGGCGTGGGCCGGCAAGCGGCTACCGACCGAGGCGGAGTGGGAGAAGGCGGCCCGCTGGGATCCGGCGACGGGGCGGTCCCGCCGCTACCCCTGGGGTGACGACGACCCGACCGACACGCACGCCAACCTCGACCAACGCCACCTGCGGCCGGCCCCGGTGGGCGCGTACCCGGCCGGTGCCTCACCGCTGGGCGTGCACCAGCTCATCGGCGACGTCTGGGAGTGGACCTCGACGACCTTCGGCGGGCATCCCGGCTTCGCCGCGTTCCCCTACCGGGAATACTCGGAGGTCTTCTTCGGCGACGACTACCGGGTGCTGCGCGGTGGCTCGTTCGGCACCGACCGGTCGGCCTGCCGGGGCACCTTCCGCAACTGGGACTATCCGATCCGCCGGCAGATTTTCAGCGGTTTCCGCTGCGCCCGCGACGCCAGCCCGGACGAGTCGCACCGGTGA
- a CDS encoding DUF1622 domain-containing protein, with translation MEPAELLRHGDAVLVAVVEVAGAVVIFVGAVWAAVRFVVEGLRHRTAAVFTPIRLTLGRFLTLGLEFQLAADVLRTAVSPSFDQIGQLAAIATIRTALNYFLGREIRQEQRQVAEAEHRT, from the coding sequence GTGGAGCCGGCGGAACTGCTGCGCCACGGCGATGCGGTGCTGGTCGCCGTGGTGGAGGTCGCCGGTGCCGTAGTGATCTTCGTCGGTGCGGTCTGGGCGGCGGTGCGGTTCGTGGTCGAGGGGCTGCGACACCGCACCGCCGCTGTCTTCACCCCGATCCGGCTCACCCTGGGCCGATTCCTGACCCTCGGCCTGGAGTTCCAGCTGGCGGCCGACGTGCTGCGGACCGCGGTGTCCCCGTCGTTCGACCAGATCGGCCAGCTGGCCGCGATCGCCACGATCCGGACGGCGCTGAACTACTTCCTGGGCCGGGAGATCCGTCAGGAGCAGCGTCAGGTGGCCGAGGCTGAGCACCGGACATGA
- the egtD gene encoding L-histidine N(alpha)-methyltransferase, whose protein sequence is MTAEPLEIYLEEQDLERGLRQDVRAGLSAEEKWLPPKWFYDARGSELFEAITRLPEYYPTRAERAVLAEHAPDIAALTGAKTLIELGSGSSEKTRLLLDAFTRQGGLGTFVPLDVSVSALLGSTVQIAADYPGLRVRGIVGDFTRQLDRLPTGGRRLVVFLGGTIGNLLPAERAEFLAEMRAALEVGDWLLLGTDLVKDPSVLVPAYDDAAGVTAEFNRNVLHVINRELGADFDPEAFDHVARWDPDHEWIEMRLRSTRPLRVRVLDLTVEFAAGEELRTEVSAKFRPAGIAAELAAAGFTATEFWSDPDGLFGVTLAQAR, encoded by the coding sequence ATGACCGCGGAGCCGCTGGAGATCTACCTCGAGGAGCAGGACCTGGAGCGGGGCCTGCGCCAGGACGTTCGGGCCGGGCTGAGCGCGGAGGAGAAGTGGCTTCCACCGAAGTGGTTCTACGACGCCCGGGGCAGCGAGCTGTTCGAGGCGATCACCCGGCTGCCCGAGTACTACCCGACCCGGGCCGAGCGGGCCGTGCTGGCCGAGCACGCGCCCGACATCGCGGCGCTCACCGGAGCCAAGACCCTCATCGAGCTGGGCTCCGGCTCGTCGGAGAAGACCCGTCTGCTGCTGGACGCCTTCACCCGTCAGGGCGGGTTGGGCACGTTCGTTCCGCTCGACGTGTCGGTCAGTGCGCTGCTGGGGTCCACCGTGCAGATCGCCGCCGACTATCCAGGGCTACGGGTCCGGGGCATCGTCGGGGACTTCACCCGGCAGCTGGACCGGCTGCCCACCGGGGGCCGCCGGCTGGTGGTGTTCCTCGGCGGCACCATCGGCAATCTCCTGCCGGCCGAGCGGGCCGAGTTCCTGGCCGAGATGCGCGCCGCGCTGGAGGTGGGCGACTGGCTGCTGCTCGGCACCGACCTGGTGAAGGACCCGTCGGTGCTCGTGCCCGCGTACGACGACGCGGCCGGGGTGACGGCGGAGTTCAACCGGAACGTGCTGCATGTGATCAACCGGGAGTTGGGCGCCGATTTCGACCCGGAGGCGTTCGACCACGTCGCCCGCTGGGACCCGGACCATGAGTGGATCGAGATGCGGCTGCGGTCGACCCGGCCGTTGCGGGTCCGGGTGCTGGACCTGACCGTGGAGTTCGCCGCGGGGGAGGAGCTGCGCACGGAGGTGTCGGCGAAGTTCCGCCCGGCGGGGATCGCGGCCGAGTTGGCCGCGGCGGGCTTCACCGCGACGGAGTTCTGGAGCGACCCGGACGGGCTGTTCGGGGTCACGCTGGCCCAGGCGCGGTGA
- the egtC gene encoding ergothioneine biosynthesis protein EgtC, with protein sequence MCRHLAYLGPPVTLAELLFDPPYSLVRQSWAPRDMRGGGTINADGFGVGWYPNEGEPVRYRRAQPIWSDPTIAQLAAVTRAGAVLAAVRSATVGMAVLDGAAAPFAEGRWLFSHNGVVRGWPDAVVPLASGLPVRDLLTLDAATDSALLWALVRQRLRAGVDPVEAVAQTVAEVAAAAPGSRLNLLLTDGHRVVASVAGHALSVRAAAGTVLLASEPHDDDPGWRPVPEGHLVTATASEVRASPLPTR encoded by the coding sequence ATGTGTCGCCACCTGGCCTACCTGGGGCCGCCGGTCACCCTGGCCGAGTTGCTGTTCGACCCCCCGTACTCACTGGTACGGCAGTCCTGGGCGCCCCGCGACATGCGCGGCGGCGGCACGATCAACGCCGACGGGTTCGGCGTCGGCTGGTACCCGAATGAGGGCGAGCCGGTGCGCTACCGGCGGGCCCAGCCGATCTGGAGCGACCCGACCATCGCCCAGCTCGCGGCGGTGACCCGCGCCGGCGCGGTCCTCGCCGCGGTCCGCTCGGCCACCGTCGGGATGGCGGTGCTCGACGGCGCCGCTGCGCCGTTCGCCGAGGGGCGATGGCTGTTCAGCCACAACGGGGTGGTGCGCGGCTGGCCGGACGCCGTGGTGCCGCTCGCCTCCGGTCTGCCGGTGCGCGACCTGCTCACCCTGGACGCCGCCACCGACTCGGCGCTGCTCTGGGCGCTGGTCCGGCAGCGCCTGCGCGCCGGTGTCGACCCGGTCGAGGCGGTCGCGCAGACGGTGGCCGAGGTCGCCGCTGCGGCCCCCGGGTCGCGGCTCAACCTGCTGCTCACCGACGGGCACCGGGTGGTGGCCAGCGTGGCCGGGCACGCGCTGTCGGTGCGCGCGGCGGCGGGCACCGTGCTGCTCGCCTCGGAGCCGCACGACGACGACCCCGGGTGGCGGCCGGTGCCGGAGGGGCACCTGGTCACCGCCACCGCGAGCGAGGTGCGGGCGAGCCCGCTGCCGACCCGGTGA
- a CDS encoding TMEM165/GDT1 family protein, whose amino-acid sequence MEGFFAALVISFGVIFVAELGDKSQLMALTFATRFRTMPVLIGITIATAVVHLASVAIGTGLGAVLPTDWISLVAGLAFLGFGAWTLRGDKLTDEEKRKAEKTNKTAIVAVSVAFFLAELGDKTMLATITLATQYGWFGTWLGSTVGMVAADALAILVGRLLGRRLPEKAIKYGAAVLFAISGLWLILEAVSELT is encoded by the coding sequence ATGGAGGGTTTCTTCGCCGCGCTGGTGATCAGCTTCGGTGTCATCTTCGTCGCCGAGCTGGGGGACAAGAGCCAGCTGATGGCGCTGACCTTCGCCACCCGGTTCCGGACGATGCCGGTGCTGATCGGCATCACCATCGCCACGGCGGTGGTGCACCTGGCGTCGGTCGCCATCGGCACGGGTCTCGGCGCTGTGCTGCCCACCGACTGGATCTCCCTGGTGGCCGGCCTGGCGTTCCTCGGCTTCGGCGCGTGGACGCTGCGCGGGGACAAGCTCACCGACGAGGAGAAGCGCAAGGCCGAGAAGACCAACAAGACCGCGATCGTCGCGGTGTCCGTGGCGTTCTTCCTGGCCGAGCTGGGTGACAAGACGATGCTCGCCACGATCACCCTGGCCACCCAGTACGGCTGGTTCGGCACCTGGCTCGGCTCCACCGTCGGCATGGTGGCCGCGGACGCGCTGGCCATCCTGGTCGGCCGGCTGCTCGGCCGCCGGCTGCCGGAGAAGGCGATCAAGTACGGCGCCGCGGTGCTCTTCGCCATCTCCGGCCTCTGGTTGATCCTGGAGGCGGTGAGCGAGCTGACCTGA
- a CDS encoding RNA polymerase sigma factor has translation MSGELSDAVTAAQAGDEDAFRFLYRSLQPGLLRYLTALVGADAEDVASETWLQISRDLPNFTGGEFRAWTVTIARNRAMDHLRRLRRRPSVAVPVQALAELADDADTAERAGETVGTEAALALIATLPPREAEAVLLRAVIGLDAESAGRVLGRRAGAVRTAAHRGLRRLAALLERQGLVAPLPGDEGTAPPVDAEGTVRPVDAEGTVPPVDAEGTVPPVGVEAMPPPRQRGGRSRRTSRAEPADG, from the coding sequence ATGAGCGGCGAGCTGTCGGACGCGGTCACCGCGGCGCAGGCCGGAGACGAGGACGCTTTCCGCTTCCTCTACCGCAGCCTCCAGCCCGGCCTGCTGCGCTACCTGACCGCCCTGGTCGGCGCGGATGCCGAGGACGTCGCATCGGAGACCTGGCTGCAGATATCCCGCGACCTGCCCAACTTCACCGGCGGTGAGTTCCGCGCCTGGACCGTGACCATCGCCCGCAACCGGGCGATGGACCACCTGCGCCGGCTGCGTCGGCGACCATCGGTGGCGGTTCCGGTGCAGGCGCTCGCCGAGTTGGCCGACGACGCGGACACCGCCGAGCGGGCCGGCGAGACGGTCGGCACCGAGGCCGCCCTGGCACTGATCGCCACCCTTCCTCCCCGGGAGGCCGAGGCGGTTCTCCTACGGGCCGTGATCGGGCTGGACGCGGAGTCCGCTGGCCGGGTACTGGGCCGCCGGGCCGGTGCCGTCCGGACCGCCGCCCACCGGGGTCTGCGGCGGCTCGCCGCCCTACTCGAACGGCAGGGCCTGGTCGCGCCGTTGCCCGGTGACGAGGGCACGGCGCCGCCGGTGGACGCCGAGGGCACGGTGCGGCCGGTGGACGCCGAGGGCACGGTGCCGCCGGTGGACGCCGAGGGCACCGTGCCGCCGGTCGGTGTCGAGGCGATGCCGCCGCCTCGTCAACGCGGCGGTCGATCCCGGCGGACGTCGCGCGCCGAGCCGGCGGACGGCTGA